The Porites lutea chromosome 4, jaPorLute2.1, whole genome shotgun sequence genome contains a region encoding:
- the LOC140933689 gene encoding MMS19 nucleotide excision repair protein homolog isoform X2 — protein sequence MAAIGASEINKEESTEKSVSKIVQDIRSKRLDLVTFVEDLGPELTSSEVERRCHGVCLLSGVLHHLVGFPFQEKEVVLFSEFLCDRLKDHYTIIPHALFGILSLTTSQALSEADSMKIIQTIFKEVHVQSLLKEARLTTFNLFAVFLNKHLNALKKIANDFVFGFIQAVDGEKDPRNLLLVFELTRIIISNFSIDLFAEDLFEVTSCYFPIDFTPPADDPYGIKKDDLVSSLRKCLASTNQFAPFCLPLLMEKLSSDITDAKIDSLLTLSACLEVYQSTYLLEYLESLWTAIKSVVFYPTNSELEEASLTAVTSIVKNLSTSIEENARDKYEEFLDTIHRDCGHLTGSDVKLMRSSGKILQAAALGAEPACRIIIESTFPLLLEQFKGDVEIAHKKNFISTITNLLKAAKVFHRQADGSPVLNYKEVLSATLFSFLSSDNSALSCVAVDCLMALVDLIGLMSEQEVELLVQHLTSIVLANRELFLSRTSLTALTQLSKDYPSIILTEVVLKLQKHLQKEDRTAMDTDSDEPQSTPLSHQSVLDTLNAVCTQDSVVREVIPRLVEHAKHLCHENPSADSQLRICRVFQCILSVVEGCIQEGVSSAGYFKLSLIPEVMKIVLKSALKGSTESAVELLSKEILDVIAAILRTVTSNLDIEAAHILLDDFVVLYLDGKSSSLEEAVDVPFRPFELSTPLQQTQLVSLLTATVCSARREVTIPRHADLLPRLQHLACHCDHERSVESGAQCLAGIINKFPDGDQLTTILNNLINRIWQISDKESSKKRATITWLWLTKAVVVRSHPLAPQFIEKVLSLLTDKDVGRLAADGFYVIMADYEEVMNVKMHVNYRMMYRQRLFMETAPKLIQGFHSADAEFKHHYLCALSHLLQWIPKQVLLSEVPNLMPLLIQSLSCEEQTLQQSTLQTMYSLVLDAPEIITRHVTSLVPMFLALSKFQLSMKIRMEALKCLGAMTTLPHHAVYPYKTKVCRALAESVDDKKRLVRKEAVKCRNEWYLLGSSTR from the exons ATGGCGGCAATTGGAGCGAGTGAAATCAATAAGGAAGAAAGCACCGAAAAAAGTGTTTCCAAGATCGTTCAAG ATATTCGCTCAAAAAGGCTAGATCTGGTTACTTTTGTGGAAGATTTAGG TCCAGAGCTAACAAGCAGTGAGGTGGAAAGAAGGTGTCATGGTGTCTGCTTGCTTTCCGGTGTCTTGCATCATCTTGTTGGGTTTCCCTTTCAGGAAAAAGAAG tgGTACTGTTTTCTGAATTCCTGTGTGACAGATTAAAGGATCACTATACCATTATTCCCCATGCACTGTTTGGTATTCTTTCCTTG ACCACCAGCCAAGCTCTCTCAGAAGCAGACAGCATGAAAATCATCCAGACTATATTCAAAGAAGTTCATGTTCAG tCTCTGTTGAAGGAAGCAAGACTAACTACATTCAATTTGtttgcagtttttttaaataaacatcTTAATG CTCTTAAGAAGATtgcaaatgattttgtttttggtttcattcAGGCTGTGGATGGAGAGAAG gATCCAAGGAATTTGCTATTGGTCTTTGAGCTTACCAGGATTATAATAAGCAACTTTTCAATAG atttattcgCTGAAGATTTATTTGAAGTAACGTCATGCTACTTCCCCATTGATTTTACTCCA CCTGCTGATGATCCCTATGGAATAAAGAAAGATGATTTAGTTTCAAGCCTGCGAAAGTGTCTTGCATCGACTAACCAGTTTGCTCCG TTCTGCCTGCCACTTCTGATGGAAAAGCTATCATCAGATATCACTGATGCCAAAATTGACTCTCTGTTAACACTG TCAGCTTGCTTGGAAGTTTATCAGAGTACTTATCTGCTTGAATATTTGGAGTCACTTTGGACAGCTATAAAAAGTGTG GTTTTCTATCCCACAAATTCTGAACTAGAG GAAGCAAGTCTTACAGCTGTGACAAGCATTGTCAAAAACCTGAGTACATCAATAGAG GAAAATGCCAGAGACAAATATGAAGAGTTTCTAGATACCATCCACAGAG ATTGTGGCCACTTGACTGGTTCTGATGTTAAATTGATGAGATCTTCTGGTAAAATTTTACAGGCAGCAGCACTAGGAGCAG AGCCTGCTTGTCGAATAATTATTGAGTCTACTTTTCCACTGCTTCTGGAGCAATTCAAGGGTGATGTTGAG ATTGCTCACAAAAAGAACTTCATCTCAACGATAACGAACCTTCTTAAAGCTGCTAAAGTTTTTCACAGACAGGCAGATG GCAGCCCAGTTTTAAATTACAAAGAAGTGCTCTCTGCTACACTGTTTTCATTCTTATCCAGTGATAATTCTGCTCTAAGCTGCGTGGCTGTGGATTGTCTTATGGCTCTGGTCGATTTAATAGGCCTCATGTCTGAACAGGAG GTGGAGTTACTAGTTCAGCATCTCACATCCATTGTTCTTGCCAACAGGGAGCTTTTTTTAAG CCGGACCAGTTTAACTGCTTTAACACAACTATCCAAGGATTACCCTAGTATCATCCTAACAGAGGTGgtactaaaattacaaaaacaccTTCAAAAAG AAGATAGAACAGCAATGGACACAGACAGTGACGAGCCTCAGTCTACCCCACTGAGTCATCAGTCTGTCCTTGATACTCTGAATGCTGTCTGTACACAAGACTCAGTCGTTCGTGAAGTGATCCCTCGACTTGTGGAACATGCGAAACACTTGTGTCATG AAAATCCTAGTGCTGATTCCCAGTTGCGAATCTGCCGAGTGTTTCAATGTATCCTAAGCGTCGTAGAAG GCTGCATTCAGGAAGGAGTTTCTTCAGCtggatactttaaactgtctcTTATTCCTGAGGTTATGAAGATAGTCCTGAAGTCTGCTTTAAAAG GTTCAACTGAAAGTGCTGTTGAATTACTGTCAAAGGAAATTCTAGACGTGATAGCCGCCATTTTAAGAACCGTGACAAGCAACTTGGATATCGA AGCCGCCCATATTCTTCTAGATGATTTTGTTGTGCTCTATTTAGACGGAAAGTCTTCAAGTTTAGAGGAAGCAGTTGACGTGCCATTTAGGCCATTTGAG TTGTCAACGCCTCTACAACAAACCCAGCTTGTGTCACTTCTCACAGCCACTGTATGCTCTGCAAGACGTGAG GTTACAATTCCACGCCATGCAGATCTACTTCCCAGGCTTCAACACTTAGCTTGCCATTGTGACCATGAGAGGTCGGTGGAGAGTGGAGCCCAGTGTTTAGCTGGAATAATTAACAAGTTTCCTGATG GTGATCAGTTGACCACAATACTAAATAACCTAATTAACAGAATATGGCAGATAAGCGATAAAGAAAGTTCAAAAAAACGAGCGACAATAACCTGGCTTTGG TTGACTAAAGCTGTGGTGGTTCGTTCTCATCCATTAGCCCCTCAGTTTATTGAAAAG GTTTTGAGTTTATTGACAGATAAAGATGTCGGCCGCCTTGCTGCGGATGGTTTTTATGTCATCATGGCGGATTATGAAGAAGTTATGAATGTAAAGATGCATGTTAACTACAGG ATGATGTACCGTCAGCGGCTTTTCATGGAAACTGCTCCAAAATTGATTCAAGGGTTTCACTCAGCGGATGCTG AATTCAAGCACCATTACCTGTGTGCACTGTCTCATTTGCTGCAATGGATTCCTAAACAAGTTCTTCTCTCAGAAGTGCCCAAT TTGATGCCTTTGTTGATACAGTCTTTATCGTGTGAAGAACAGACCCTACAACAGTCCACATTACAAACAATGTACTCGCTTGTTCTGGACGCACCAGAGATTATTACCCGTCACGTGACTTCACTAGTTCCCATGTTTCTTGCGCTATCCAAGTTTCAGCTTTCAATG aAAATCAGAATGGAAGCTTTAAAGTGCCTTGGAGCGATGACCACTTTACCCCATCATGCG GTTTATCCTTATAAAACGAAAGTTTGCAGAGCATTGGCCGAGTCAGTTGACGATAAAAAGAGACTGGTGAGAAAAGAAGCAGTGAAATGCAGAAATGAATG GTATCTTCTTGGCAGCTCTACAAGATGA
- the LOC140933689 gene encoding MMS19 nucleotide excision repair protein homolog isoform X1 produces the protein MAAIGASEINKEESTEKSVSKIVQDIRSKRLDLVTFVEDLGPELTSSEVERRCHGVCLLSGVLHHLVGFPFQEKEVVLFSEFLCDRLKDHYTIIPHALFGILSLTTSQALSEADSMKIIQTIFKEVHVQSLLKEARLTTFNLFAVFLNKHLNALKKIANDFVFGFIQAVDGEKDPRNLLLVFELTRIIISNFSIDLFAEDLFEVTSCYFPIDFTPPADDPYGIKKDDLVSSLRKCLASTNQFAPFCLPLLMEKLSSDITDAKIDSLLTLSACLEVYQSTYLLEYLESLWTAIKSVVFYPTNSELEEASLTAVTSIVKNLSTSIEENARDKYEEFLDTIHRDCGHLTGSDVKLMRSSGKILQAAALGAEPACRIIIESTFPLLLEQFKGDVEIAHKKNFISTITNLLKAAKVFHRQADGSPVLNYKEVLSATLFSFLSSDNSALSCVAVDCLMALVDLIGLMSEQEVELLVQHLTSIVLANRELFLSRTSLTALTQLSKDYPSIILTEVVLKLQKHLQKEDRTAMDTDSDEPQSTPLSHQSVLDTLNAVCTQDSVVREVIPRLVEHAKHLCHVENPSADSQLRICRVFQCILSVVEGCIQEGVSSAGYFKLSLIPEVMKIVLKSALKGSTESAVELLSKEILDVIAAILRTVTSNLDIEAAHILLDDFVVLYLDGKSSSLEEAVDVPFRPFELSTPLQQTQLVSLLTATVCSARREVTIPRHADLLPRLQHLACHCDHERSVESGAQCLAGIINKFPDGDQLTTILNNLINRIWQISDKESSKKRATITWLWLTKAVVVRSHPLAPQFIEKVLSLLTDKDVGRLAADGFYVIMADYEEVMNVKMHVNYRMMYRQRLFMETAPKLIQGFHSADAEFKHHYLCALSHLLQWIPKQVLLSEVPNLMPLLIQSLSCEEQTLQQSTLQTMYSLVLDAPEIITRHVTSLVPMFLALSKFQLSMKIRMEALKCLGAMTTLPHHAVYPYKTKVCRALAESVDDKKRLVRKEAVKCRNEWYLLGSSTR, from the exons ATGGCGGCAATTGGAGCGAGTGAAATCAATAAGGAAGAAAGCACCGAAAAAAGTGTTTCCAAGATCGTTCAAG ATATTCGCTCAAAAAGGCTAGATCTGGTTACTTTTGTGGAAGATTTAGG TCCAGAGCTAACAAGCAGTGAGGTGGAAAGAAGGTGTCATGGTGTCTGCTTGCTTTCCGGTGTCTTGCATCATCTTGTTGGGTTTCCCTTTCAGGAAAAAGAAG tgGTACTGTTTTCTGAATTCCTGTGTGACAGATTAAAGGATCACTATACCATTATTCCCCATGCACTGTTTGGTATTCTTTCCTTG ACCACCAGCCAAGCTCTCTCAGAAGCAGACAGCATGAAAATCATCCAGACTATATTCAAAGAAGTTCATGTTCAG tCTCTGTTGAAGGAAGCAAGACTAACTACATTCAATTTGtttgcagtttttttaaataaacatcTTAATG CTCTTAAGAAGATtgcaaatgattttgtttttggtttcattcAGGCTGTGGATGGAGAGAAG gATCCAAGGAATTTGCTATTGGTCTTTGAGCTTACCAGGATTATAATAAGCAACTTTTCAATAG atttattcgCTGAAGATTTATTTGAAGTAACGTCATGCTACTTCCCCATTGATTTTACTCCA CCTGCTGATGATCCCTATGGAATAAAGAAAGATGATTTAGTTTCAAGCCTGCGAAAGTGTCTTGCATCGACTAACCAGTTTGCTCCG TTCTGCCTGCCACTTCTGATGGAAAAGCTATCATCAGATATCACTGATGCCAAAATTGACTCTCTGTTAACACTG TCAGCTTGCTTGGAAGTTTATCAGAGTACTTATCTGCTTGAATATTTGGAGTCACTTTGGACAGCTATAAAAAGTGTG GTTTTCTATCCCACAAATTCTGAACTAGAG GAAGCAAGTCTTACAGCTGTGACAAGCATTGTCAAAAACCTGAGTACATCAATAGAG GAAAATGCCAGAGACAAATATGAAGAGTTTCTAGATACCATCCACAGAG ATTGTGGCCACTTGACTGGTTCTGATGTTAAATTGATGAGATCTTCTGGTAAAATTTTACAGGCAGCAGCACTAGGAGCAG AGCCTGCTTGTCGAATAATTATTGAGTCTACTTTTCCACTGCTTCTGGAGCAATTCAAGGGTGATGTTGAG ATTGCTCACAAAAAGAACTTCATCTCAACGATAACGAACCTTCTTAAAGCTGCTAAAGTTTTTCACAGACAGGCAGATG GCAGCCCAGTTTTAAATTACAAAGAAGTGCTCTCTGCTACACTGTTTTCATTCTTATCCAGTGATAATTCTGCTCTAAGCTGCGTGGCTGTGGATTGTCTTATGGCTCTGGTCGATTTAATAGGCCTCATGTCTGAACAGGAG GTGGAGTTACTAGTTCAGCATCTCACATCCATTGTTCTTGCCAACAGGGAGCTTTTTTTAAG CCGGACCAGTTTAACTGCTTTAACACAACTATCCAAGGATTACCCTAGTATCATCCTAACAGAGGTGgtactaaaattacaaaaacaccTTCAAAAAG AAGATAGAACAGCAATGGACACAGACAGTGACGAGCCTCAGTCTACCCCACTGAGTCATCAGTCTGTCCTTGATACTCTGAATGCTGTCTGTACACAAGACTCAGTCGTTCGTGAAGTGATCCCTCGACTTGTGGAACATGCGAAACACTTGTGTCATG TAGAAAATCCTAGTGCTGATTCCCAGTTGCGAATCTGCCGAGTGTTTCAATGTATCCTAAGCGTCGTAGAAG GCTGCATTCAGGAAGGAGTTTCTTCAGCtggatactttaaactgtctcTTATTCCTGAGGTTATGAAGATAGTCCTGAAGTCTGCTTTAAAAG GTTCAACTGAAAGTGCTGTTGAATTACTGTCAAAGGAAATTCTAGACGTGATAGCCGCCATTTTAAGAACCGTGACAAGCAACTTGGATATCGA AGCCGCCCATATTCTTCTAGATGATTTTGTTGTGCTCTATTTAGACGGAAAGTCTTCAAGTTTAGAGGAAGCAGTTGACGTGCCATTTAGGCCATTTGAG TTGTCAACGCCTCTACAACAAACCCAGCTTGTGTCACTTCTCACAGCCACTGTATGCTCTGCAAGACGTGAG GTTACAATTCCACGCCATGCAGATCTACTTCCCAGGCTTCAACACTTAGCTTGCCATTGTGACCATGAGAGGTCGGTGGAGAGTGGAGCCCAGTGTTTAGCTGGAATAATTAACAAGTTTCCTGATG GTGATCAGTTGACCACAATACTAAATAACCTAATTAACAGAATATGGCAGATAAGCGATAAAGAAAGTTCAAAAAAACGAGCGACAATAACCTGGCTTTGG TTGACTAAAGCTGTGGTGGTTCGTTCTCATCCATTAGCCCCTCAGTTTATTGAAAAG GTTTTGAGTTTATTGACAGATAAAGATGTCGGCCGCCTTGCTGCGGATGGTTTTTATGTCATCATGGCGGATTATGAAGAAGTTATGAATGTAAAGATGCATGTTAACTACAGG ATGATGTACCGTCAGCGGCTTTTCATGGAAACTGCTCCAAAATTGATTCAAGGGTTTCACTCAGCGGATGCTG AATTCAAGCACCATTACCTGTGTGCACTGTCTCATTTGCTGCAATGGATTCCTAAACAAGTTCTTCTCTCAGAAGTGCCCAAT TTGATGCCTTTGTTGATACAGTCTTTATCGTGTGAAGAACAGACCCTACAACAGTCCACATTACAAACAATGTACTCGCTTGTTCTGGACGCACCAGAGATTATTACCCGTCACGTGACTTCACTAGTTCCCATGTTTCTTGCGCTATCCAAGTTTCAGCTTTCAATG aAAATCAGAATGGAAGCTTTAAAGTGCCTTGGAGCGATGACCACTTTACCCCATCATGCG GTTTATCCTTATAAAACGAAAGTTTGCAGAGCATTGGCCGAGTCAGTTGACGATAAAAAGAGACTGGTGAGAAAAGAAGCAGTGAAATGCAGAAATGAATG GTATCTTCTTGGCAGCTCTACAAGATGA
- the LOC140933689 gene encoding MMS19 nucleotide excision repair protein homolog isoform X3, whose protein sequence is MKIIQTIFKEVHVQSLLKEARLTTFNLFAVFLNKHLNALKKIANDFVFGFIQAVDGEKDPRNLLLVFELTRIIISNFSIDLFAEDLFEVTSCYFPIDFTPPADDPYGIKKDDLVSSLRKCLASTNQFAPFCLPLLMEKLSSDITDAKIDSLLTLSACLEVYQSTYLLEYLESLWTAIKSVVFYPTNSELEEASLTAVTSIVKNLSTSIEENARDKYEEFLDTIHRDCGHLTGSDVKLMRSSGKILQAAALGAEPACRIIIESTFPLLLEQFKGDVEIAHKKNFISTITNLLKAAKVFHRQADGSPVLNYKEVLSATLFSFLSSDNSALSCVAVDCLMALVDLIGLMSEQEVELLVQHLTSIVLANRELFLSRTSLTALTQLSKDYPSIILTEVVLKLQKHLQKEDRTAMDTDSDEPQSTPLSHQSVLDTLNAVCTQDSVVREVIPRLVEHAKHLCHVENPSADSQLRICRVFQCILSVVEGCIQEGVSSAGYFKLSLIPEVMKIVLKSALKGSTESAVELLSKEILDVIAAILRTVTSNLDIEAAHILLDDFVVLYLDGKSSSLEEAVDVPFRPFELSTPLQQTQLVSLLTATVCSARREVTIPRHADLLPRLQHLACHCDHERSVESGAQCLAGIINKFPDGDQLTTILNNLINRIWQISDKESSKKRATITWLWLTKAVVVRSHPLAPQFIEKVLSLLTDKDVGRLAADGFYVIMADYEEVMNVKMHVNYRMMYRQRLFMETAPKLIQGFHSADAEFKHHYLCALSHLLQWIPKQVLLSEVPNLMPLLIQSLSCEEQTLQQSTLQTMYSLVLDAPEIITRHVTSLVPMFLALSKFQLSMKIRMEALKCLGAMTTLPHHAVYPYKTKVCRALAESVDDKKRLVRKEAVKCRNEWYLLGSSTR, encoded by the exons ATGAAAATCATCCAGACTATATTCAAAGAAGTTCATGTTCAG tCTCTGTTGAAGGAAGCAAGACTAACTACATTCAATTTGtttgcagtttttttaaataaacatcTTAATG CTCTTAAGAAGATtgcaaatgattttgtttttggtttcattcAGGCTGTGGATGGAGAGAAG gATCCAAGGAATTTGCTATTGGTCTTTGAGCTTACCAGGATTATAATAAGCAACTTTTCAATAG atttattcgCTGAAGATTTATTTGAAGTAACGTCATGCTACTTCCCCATTGATTTTACTCCA CCTGCTGATGATCCCTATGGAATAAAGAAAGATGATTTAGTTTCAAGCCTGCGAAAGTGTCTTGCATCGACTAACCAGTTTGCTCCG TTCTGCCTGCCACTTCTGATGGAAAAGCTATCATCAGATATCACTGATGCCAAAATTGACTCTCTGTTAACACTG TCAGCTTGCTTGGAAGTTTATCAGAGTACTTATCTGCTTGAATATTTGGAGTCACTTTGGACAGCTATAAAAAGTGTG GTTTTCTATCCCACAAATTCTGAACTAGAG GAAGCAAGTCTTACAGCTGTGACAAGCATTGTCAAAAACCTGAGTACATCAATAGAG GAAAATGCCAGAGACAAATATGAAGAGTTTCTAGATACCATCCACAGAG ATTGTGGCCACTTGACTGGTTCTGATGTTAAATTGATGAGATCTTCTGGTAAAATTTTACAGGCAGCAGCACTAGGAGCAG AGCCTGCTTGTCGAATAATTATTGAGTCTACTTTTCCACTGCTTCTGGAGCAATTCAAGGGTGATGTTGAG ATTGCTCACAAAAAGAACTTCATCTCAACGATAACGAACCTTCTTAAAGCTGCTAAAGTTTTTCACAGACAGGCAGATG GCAGCCCAGTTTTAAATTACAAAGAAGTGCTCTCTGCTACACTGTTTTCATTCTTATCCAGTGATAATTCTGCTCTAAGCTGCGTGGCTGTGGATTGTCTTATGGCTCTGGTCGATTTAATAGGCCTCATGTCTGAACAGGAG GTGGAGTTACTAGTTCAGCATCTCACATCCATTGTTCTTGCCAACAGGGAGCTTTTTTTAAG CCGGACCAGTTTAACTGCTTTAACACAACTATCCAAGGATTACCCTAGTATCATCCTAACAGAGGTGgtactaaaattacaaaaacaccTTCAAAAAG AAGATAGAACAGCAATGGACACAGACAGTGACGAGCCTCAGTCTACCCCACTGAGTCATCAGTCTGTCCTTGATACTCTGAATGCTGTCTGTACACAAGACTCAGTCGTTCGTGAAGTGATCCCTCGACTTGTGGAACATGCGAAACACTTGTGTCATG TAGAAAATCCTAGTGCTGATTCCCAGTTGCGAATCTGCCGAGTGTTTCAATGTATCCTAAGCGTCGTAGAAG GCTGCATTCAGGAAGGAGTTTCTTCAGCtggatactttaaactgtctcTTATTCCTGAGGTTATGAAGATAGTCCTGAAGTCTGCTTTAAAAG GTTCAACTGAAAGTGCTGTTGAATTACTGTCAAAGGAAATTCTAGACGTGATAGCCGCCATTTTAAGAACCGTGACAAGCAACTTGGATATCGA AGCCGCCCATATTCTTCTAGATGATTTTGTTGTGCTCTATTTAGACGGAAAGTCTTCAAGTTTAGAGGAAGCAGTTGACGTGCCATTTAGGCCATTTGAG TTGTCAACGCCTCTACAACAAACCCAGCTTGTGTCACTTCTCACAGCCACTGTATGCTCTGCAAGACGTGAG GTTACAATTCCACGCCATGCAGATCTACTTCCCAGGCTTCAACACTTAGCTTGCCATTGTGACCATGAGAGGTCGGTGGAGAGTGGAGCCCAGTGTTTAGCTGGAATAATTAACAAGTTTCCTGATG GTGATCAGTTGACCACAATACTAAATAACCTAATTAACAGAATATGGCAGATAAGCGATAAAGAAAGTTCAAAAAAACGAGCGACAATAACCTGGCTTTGG TTGACTAAAGCTGTGGTGGTTCGTTCTCATCCATTAGCCCCTCAGTTTATTGAAAAG GTTTTGAGTTTATTGACAGATAAAGATGTCGGCCGCCTTGCTGCGGATGGTTTTTATGTCATCATGGCGGATTATGAAGAAGTTATGAATGTAAAGATGCATGTTAACTACAGG ATGATGTACCGTCAGCGGCTTTTCATGGAAACTGCTCCAAAATTGATTCAAGGGTTTCACTCAGCGGATGCTG AATTCAAGCACCATTACCTGTGTGCACTGTCTCATTTGCTGCAATGGATTCCTAAACAAGTTCTTCTCTCAGAAGTGCCCAAT TTGATGCCTTTGTTGATACAGTCTTTATCGTGTGAAGAACAGACCCTACAACAGTCCACATTACAAACAATGTACTCGCTTGTTCTGGACGCACCAGAGATTATTACCCGTCACGTGACTTCACTAGTTCCCATGTTTCTTGCGCTATCCAAGTTTCAGCTTTCAATG aAAATCAGAATGGAAGCTTTAAAGTGCCTTGGAGCGATGACCACTTTACCCCATCATGCG GTTTATCCTTATAAAACGAAAGTTTGCAGAGCATTGGCCGAGTCAGTTGACGATAAAAAGAGACTGGTGAGAAAAGAAGCAGTGAAATGCAGAAATGAATG GTATCTTCTTGGCAGCTCTACAAGATGA